The following is a genomic window from Verrucosispora sp. WMMD573.
GTCACCGCCGGTTCGGTCGGCAGGTCAACCTCGACCCGGTAGACGACCCGGACGCCGTGCCAGTCGATGGGGTACCCCTCCGGGCCCAGGGCCGCCGGGTTGTGCAGGTTGTCCACCCCGATCAGCCCGGTCACCCGGCCCAGTTGGCCGGACTCCTCAACCAGCTCCCGTAGCAACGCGGTGACGGGTTGTTCGCCGTGATCGGTGCCCCCGCCGGGGAGGTGCCACCGGCCCGCACCGGGATAGCCCTCGGCGATCATCGTCAGCAGCACCCGTCCGTCCGGGTCGGTGACCACCCCGTACGCCCCGAAGCGCTGCCGGCGGTTGGCCCCGGGACCGGGGAACGGTTCTCGACGGCGCAGGGCACCGGACGGCAGCGGAACGACCGGCAGACCGACCGCTTCGGCGGTGAACGGCAGCAGCGGCAGGTCGGCCGCCTCGTCCAGGGTCAGCCAACGGGCCAGGTCGGTGGTGCCGTCACGCTCGGCAACCAGCCGTCCGCCGACCGTCGTCACGTCGAACAGCATCCGATCGGTGTGCAGGGCCACCCCGAGATCCGGGTACGGCACCACGTCCGCGACGACCGCGCGCAGCCCGCTCACCTCGACGGTCAGCCCGGTCTCCTCGGTGACCTCGCGGACCACCGCGTCTGCGGGATGTTCGGCGTGCTCCAGCCCACCACCGGGCAGCGACCAGACCCCGGGAAAGTCCGCCAGCGCGGATCCCCGCACCAGCAGCACCCGCCGCCCGGCGTCCCGCACCACCCCGTACGCCCCCACCCGCCGCACCCGCTCCACAACCCCAAGCCCCCGCCCCATACCCCCACCCACAAAACCCCACCCACAAAAACCGCGCCCACAGAACCGCGCCGATCATGAAGTTATCGCCCTCGCCGGCGGCGTGTCGGAACAATAACTTCATGATCGGCGCGGGCAGGCAGGCAGGCGCGGGCAGGCAGGCGGGCAGGCGGGCGCGGGTGGGGTGGGTCAGGTTAGGTGGGCGGCTTGGACGGCTTCGGCGGTCACCTCGGTGAGGCGGTCGGTGGGCAGGGCACCGAGTTCCTCCCGGGCGAACCAGCGGGCCTCGCAGGTGGAGCCGCCGACGTCACCGACGGTGGGCGGGGCTGGCTGGTCCACCACCACTCGGTAGAAGGCACGCACCCCGTGCCAGTCGATCGGGTAGCCCTCGGGGCCGAGCGAGGCGGCATCCCGGTGACTGGCCACCCCGAGCAACCCGACGAGCCGCCCGGTCTGCCCGGTCTCCTCGACCAACTCCCGGATCAGCGCCGCGCTCGGCTGCTCGCCGTAGTCGGTGCCGCCACCGGGCAGGTGCCAGCAGCCGGCGCCCGGGTAGCCGTCGGAGACCCGGGTCAGCAGCACCCGCCCCTCCGGGTCGGTCACCACGGCGTACGCGGCGAAGCGCTGCGCGCGGTGCAGCCCGTCCGGGCCGGGTACCGCGTAGAAGGAGGGGAACTCCGGCGGCTCGTCCGGCACGATGTCCGCCGACGAGGCGGGCAGCCCGAGCGCGCGGGCGGTGAACGAGCGGAGCGGCAACCGCGCCGCCTCCTCCCGGGTGAACCAGCGGGCCAGGTCGGTGGGCCGGTCGACCCGGTCGGTGAGCGAGCCGCCCCGGACCGACACCCGGTAGACCAACCGGTCGGTGTGGATGGTGATGCCCCGCTCGGGCAGTGCCCGCATGTCGGCCAGCACGTCGTGCAGGCTGGCGACGGCCACCGACAGGCCGGTCTCGGCGGCGGTCTCACGGACGACGGTGTGGTGCGGGTCCTCGCCGTGGTCGACCGCCCCGCCGGGCAGGGACCACGTGCCGGGGGTGCCGGAGCGCTCCGATGCGCGGACCAGCAGCACTCGGTCTACGGAATCAGTACAGACTGCGTATGCCGCGATCCTGCGCAGCGGCTCCAGCATGGTGGTCACGGAGCCAAATTCTCCCCGCCACCCGTTACCGATGCGGAAAAGAGTCGGATTCCTGACTGATGTCTCGCCCCTGAGATGGGCTTCAGGGTAGGGATCGGGGCGGTCACCGAGGTCGATACGCTGAGCGACGAGGACTGTGGAGACATGACTTCCACACCCCACGCTCCGTACCGACAGCTGCGCCGCCCCACCACCGACCGGATGATCGCCGGTGTGGCCAGCGGTCTCGGCCGCTACTTCGGCGTCGACCCCACCCTGGTCCGGGTGGCATTCGCCGTCGTCACCCTGGTGACCGGCGGGATCGCCGCGCTCGCGTACCCGATCATGTGGTTCCTGATGCCCGAGGAGCCGGCCGGCGCACCTGCCTGGCCGCACCCGACGCCCGGTGCGCCGCACGGACCCGCCGGCACGCCGCCGCAGCCGGCCACCACACCGCACCCCGCCTGGCCGTTCCCCGGGCCGACCGGTCCGGTGCCGCACGCCGGACCGGCGGCACCGACCACCTGGCCGCCCGCAACCAGTCCGCCCGCATCGCCGACCCCGCACCCCGACGCTCCGCCGGCACGACCCGAGCCGTCGACGCCTGCCGACAGCGGCCCGGCCCGGCCTGAAGGTCCGCCGGCCCGCCCGGATACCACGTCAGAGACCGGCACGACGCCGGAACCGGCGCCGCGACCGGCACCTCAGCCACCGGCGTGAGGCGCTGTCATCACACCCCGAAGCGGTACGGCGTCACTCCCACTCGATGGTGCCGGGGGGCTTGCTGGTGACATCCAGCACCACCCGGTTCACCTCGGCCACCTCATTGGTGATCCGGGTGGAGATCCGGGCGATCACGTCGTAGGGCAGCCGGGACCAGTCAGCGGTCATCGCGTCCTCGCTGGAGACCGGGCGCAGCACCACGGGATGCCCGTAGCTGCGCCCGTCACCCTGCACCCCGACGCTGCGTACGTCGGCCAACAGCACCACCGGGAACTGCCAGACGTCCCGGTCGAGACCGGCGGCGCTGAGTTCCTGGCGGGCAATGAAGTCGGCCCGGCGGAGCACGTCGAGCCGCTCCCGGTCGACCGCCCCGATGATCCGGATGGCCAGGCCGGGACCCGGGAACGGGTGCCGCCAGACCATCGCCTCGGGCAGCCCGAGCTGGAGGCCGAGCGTACGGACCTCGTCCTTGAACAGCGTGCGCAGCGGCTCGACCAGGGCGAACTTCAGATCCTCGGGCAGCCCGCCGACGTTGTGGTGGCTCTTGATGTTGGCGGTACCGGTGCCGCCCCCGGACTCGACCACGTCCGGGTAGAGGGTGCCCTGCACCAGAAACTCGACGTCACCGTGCGAGGCGATCTCCCGGGCAGCAGCCTCGAAGACCCGGATGAACTCCCGCCCGATGATCTTGCGCTTCTGCTCCGGGTCGGTCACCCCGGCTAGCGCGCCGAGGAACCGGTCGGCCGCGTCGACCACCTTCAGCTTGATGCCGGTGGCCGCGACGTAGTCCTTCTCCACCTGCTCGGCCTCGCCCGCCCGCAGCAGCCCGTGGTCGACGAAGACGCAGGTCAACTGGTCGCCGACGGCCTTGTGCACCAGCGCGGCGGCGACCGCTGAATCCACCCCGCCGCTCAGGCCGCAGATGACCTCCTTGTCGCCGACCTGCTCGCGGATCCGGGCCACCTGCTCGTCGATGATGTTCTCGGCGGTCCAGGTCGGCTCGATCCCAGCGATCTCGTAGAGGAAGCGGGTCAGCATCTCCTGCCCGTACGCGGTGTGCCCCACCTCCGGGTGGAACTGCACGCCGGCCCGTCGACCGGTCATGTCCTCGAAGGCGGCGACCGGCGCACCGGCCGACTCCGCGGTCACCGTGAAACCCTCCGGCGCCTCGGTCACGCAGTCGCCGTGGCTCATCCACACCGGCAGGTCGGCCGGCAGGTCGCGGAGCAGCACACCGGGGTCGAGCAGGCGGGGGCGCAGCGGGGTGCCACCGTACTCACGGCCACCGGTGCGCGCCACGGTGCCGCCGAGGGAGCGGGCCATCGCCTGGAACCCGTAACAGATGCCGAAGACCGGCACGCCAGCGGTGAACAGCCCGTCGTCGACCTGCGGGGCACCCGGCTCGTAGACGCTGGCCGGACCGCCGGAGAGGATGATCGCGGCGGGGTCGCGGGCCAGCATCTCGGCCACGGGCATGGTGTGCGGAACGATCTCGGAGTAGACGTTCGCCTCGCGTACCCGGCGGGCGATCAGCTGGGCGTACTGGGCTCCGAAGTCGACCACGAGGACAGGACGCGGCAGGCTCATAGCCGGCAATCCTACCCAGCGTGACGCCCCCTCCCCCGCCCCCACCCCGCCCACCCCGCCCCACCGCAGCACGCGCCGATCATGCAGTCATGGCAGCTGGTTCGCCACGTTCCATGCCCTTTGCGAGGTGCCACAAATGCATGATCGCGGGGGTGTGGGGGTGTGGGGGTGTGGGGGTGTGGGGGTGTGGGGGTGTGGTGTGCGCTGTCAAAGGTGGTGGAGGGTGGCGGGGGCGTGTGGGGGGACGGCGGGGTGGTGGGGAGGGATGGGGGCGAGGCGGTGGTAGGGGGTGCCGGGGGCGGGACGGGGGTCGGGGTCGCCCTTGTTGGGCCAGAGGGACAGGGCGCGCTCGGCCTGGGCGGTGATGGTGAGCGACGGGTTGACACCCAGGTTGGCAGAGACGGCGGCACCGTCGACGACGTGCAGGCCGGGGTGGCCGTGCACCCGGTGGTAGGGGTCGATCACGCCATCGGCGGCGGTGGCGCCGATGGCCGCGCCGCCCAGGATGTGCGCGGTCACCGGGATGTCGAACGGCTCGGTCAGCGCGCCGCCCGGCGTACCGTCGATCTCCTCGGCGAGCAACCGGACCGCCTCGTTGCCGGCCGGGATCCAGGTCGGGTTGGGGCGGCCGTGGCCCGGGCCGGAGACGAGCCGGCGACCCCGCAGCCGGAGCGTCAGCGAGTTGTCGGTCGACTGCATCACCAGGGCGATCACCGTACGCTCCGACCAGCGTCGGACGGAGAGCATCCGGGCGGCCACCCGGGGCTGCCGGAGCAACTGCCCGAGCCACCGGCGCAGCCGGTGCGGCCCACCGTCGACAAGCAGTGACTGGAGCAGCCCCATCGCGTTCGAGCCCCGGCCGTAGCGCACCGGCTCGACGTGGGTCTGCGGATCCGGGTGGAACGAGCTGGTGATGGCGACCCCCTCGGTGAAGTCGACGCCGCGTTTCCGGGCCCGTCGGCGCGGCACCGAGGCACCGAGGATCGCCTCCGAGTTGGTCCTGGTCAGCTCGCCGAGCCGGGGCGAGAGGCCGGGCAGGTGACCCCGTTCCCGTCCTTCGTGCAGCAGCCGCTGGGTGCCCAGCGCGC
Proteins encoded in this region:
- a CDS encoding GMC family oxidoreductase; protein product: MRYDVVVIGSGFGGSVAALRLAEKGYSVGVLEAGRRFADDEFPQTSWRLRRFLWAPRLGCFGLQRITLLRAAHRRAGGGVLVLSGAGVGGGSLVYANTLYEPLDAFYDDPQWRHLTDWRAELAPHYDQAKRMLGVATYPIATGADRAMRRVAERMGALHTFHATPVGVHLGRPGERVADPYFGGAGPERTGCTHCGACMTGCRVGAKNTLVKNYLWLAERLGVRVHPLTTVTSVRPADGGYQVHTERTGAWLRRRSQVIHADQVVFAAGALGTQRLLHEGRERGHLPGLSPRLGELTRTNSEAILGASVPRRRARKRGVDFTEGVAITSSFHPDPQTHVEPVRYGRGSNAMGLLQSLLVDGGPHRLRRWLGQLLRQPRVAARMLSVRRWSERTVIALVMQSTDNSLTLRLRGRRLVSGPGHGRPNPTWIPAGNEAVRLLAEEIDGTPGGALTEPFDIPVTAHILGGAAIGATAADGVIDPYHRVHGHPGLHVVDGAAVSANLGVNPSLTITAQAERALSLWPNKGDPDPRPAPGTPYHRLAPIPPHHPAVPPHAPATLHHL
- a CDS encoding NUDIX hydrolase, whose translation is MTTMLEPLRRIAAYAVCTDSVDRVLLVRASERSGTPGTWSLPGGAVDHGEDPHHTVVRETAAETGLSVAVASLHDVLADMRALPERGITIHTDRLVYRVSVRGGSLTDRVDRPTDLARWFTREEAARLPLRSFTARALGLPASSADIVPDEPPEFPSFYAVPGPDGLHRAQRFAAYAVVTDPEGRVLLTRVSDGYPGAGCWHLPGGGTDYGEQPSAALIRELVEETGQTGRLVGLLGVASHRDAASLGPEGYPIDWHGVRAFYRVVVDQPAPPTVGDVGGSTCEARWFAREELGALPTDRLTEVTAEAVQAAHLT
- a CDS encoding NUDIX domain-containing protein, which encodes MGRGLGVVERVRRVGAYGVVRDAGRRVLLVRGSALADFPGVWSLPGGGLEHAEHPADAVVREVTEETGLTVEVSGLRAVVADVVPYPDLGVALHTDRMLFDVTTVGGRLVAERDGTTDLARWLTLDEAADLPLLPFTAEAVGLPVVPLPSGALRRREPFPGPGANRRQRFGAYGVVTDPDGRVLLTMIAEGYPGAGRWHLPGGGTDHGEQPVTALLRELVEESGQLGRVTGLIGVDNLHNPAALGPEGYPIDWHGVRVVYRVEVDLPTEPAVTELAGGSTAHAAWFTTSELRNLPLTEIAVMALEAPR
- the guaA gene encoding glutamine-hydrolyzing GMP synthase; translated protein: MSLPRPVLVVDFGAQYAQLIARRVREANVYSEIVPHTMPVAEMLARDPAAIILSGGPASVYEPGAPQVDDGLFTAGVPVFGICYGFQAMARSLGGTVARTGGREYGGTPLRPRLLDPGVLLRDLPADLPVWMSHGDCVTEAPEGFTVTAESAGAPVAAFEDMTGRRAGVQFHPEVGHTAYGQEMLTRFLYEIAGIEPTWTAENIIDEQVARIREQVGDKEVICGLSGGVDSAVAAALVHKAVGDQLTCVFVDHGLLRAGEAEQVEKDYVAATGIKLKVVDAADRFLGALAGVTDPEQKRKIIGREFIRVFEAAAREIASHGDVEFLVQGTLYPDVVESGGGTGTANIKSHHNVGGLPEDLKFALVEPLRTLFKDEVRTLGLQLGLPEAMVWRHPFPGPGLAIRIIGAVDRERLDVLRRADFIARQELSAAGLDRDVWQFPVVLLADVRSVGVQGDGRSYGHPVVLRPVSSEDAMTADWSRLPYDVIARISTRITNEVAEVNRVVLDVTSKPPGTIEWE